From Camelus ferus isolate YT-003-E chromosome 18, BCGSAC_Cfer_1.0, whole genome shotgun sequence, one genomic window encodes:
- the TBL2 gene encoding transducin beta-like protein 2, translated as MELLQMPELMGLSLLLGLLALMATAAVARGWLRAEEETCGGSAGQKANGFPPDKSLKSKKQKQQRIRKEKPQQHNFTHRLLAAALKSHSGNISCMDFSSNGKYLATCADDRTIRIWSTKDFLHREHRSMRANVELDHAILVRFSPDCRAFIVWLANGDTLRVFKMTKREDGGYIFTATPEDFPKRHKAPIVNIGIADTGKFIMTASSDTTILIWNLKGQVLSTINTNQMNNTYAAISPCSRFVASCGFTPDVKVWEVCFGKKGEFQEVVRAFELKGHSAAVHFFAFSNDSRRMASVSKDGTWKLWDTDVEYKKQQDPYLLRTGRFEEASTMSCRLALSPDAQVLALASGSSIHLYNTRRGEKEECFEQVHGEYITDLSFDITGRLLASCGDRAVRLLHNTPGYRAVVEEMQGLLKRASNESTRQRLQQQLTQAQEALKSLGALKK; from the exons ATGGAGCTGCTGCAGATGCCGGAGCTGATGGGGCTGTCGCTGCTGCTTGGGCTGCTGGCCCTGATGGCGACGGCGGCGGTAGCGCGGGGGTGGTTGCGCGCGGAGGAGGAGACATGCGGCGGGTCCGCCG GCCAGAAAGCAAATGGATTTCCACCTGACAAGTCCTTGAAATCCAAGAAGCAAAAACAGCAGCGGATTCGCAAGGAGAAGCCTCAACAACACAACTTCACCCACCGCCTTCTGGCTGCAGCATTGAAG AGCCACAGTGGGAACATATCTTGCATGGACTTTAGCAGCAATGGCAAGTACCTGGCCACCTGTGCAGATGATCGTACCATCCGCATCTGGAGCACCAAGGACTTCCTGCATAGGGAACACCGTAGCATGAGAGCAAATGTGGAGCTGGACCATGCCATCCTGGTGCGCTTCAGCCCTGACTGCAG AGCCTTCATCGTCTGGCTGGCCAATGGAGACACCCTCCGTGTCTTCAAGATGACCAAACGAGAGGATGGGGGCTATATATTCACAGCCACCCCAGAGGACTTTCCTAAAAGGCACAAGGCACCCATTGTCAACATTGGCATTGCTGACACAG ggAAGTTCATCATGACTGCTTCCAGTGACACAACTATCCTCATCTGGAATCTGAAAGGTCAGGTGCTGTCTACCATCAACACCAACCAGATGAACAATACATATGCTGCTATATCCCCCTGTAGCAG GTTTGTGGCCTCGTGTGGCTTCACCCCAGATGTAAAAGTTTGGGAAGTCTGCTTTGGGAAAAAAGGGGAATTCCAGGAGGTTGTGCGAGCTTTTGAACTGAAGGGCCACTCTGCAGCCGTCCACTTCTTTGCTTTCTCCAATGACTCCCGGAG GATGGCCTCTGTCTCCAAGGATGGTACGTGGAAACTGTGGGACACAGATGTGGAATACAAGAAGCAGCAGGACCCCTACTTGCTGAGGACAGGCCGCTTTGAAGAAGCGAGCACCATGTCTTGTCGCCTGGCTCTCTCCCCTGACGCCCAGGTCTTGGCTTTGGCCAGTGGCAGCAGTATTCATCTCTATAATACCCGGCGGGGTGAGAAGGAGGAGTGCTTTGAGCAGGTCCATGGGGAGTATATCACTGACTTGTCCTTTGACATCACTGGCCGGCTTCTGGCCTCCTGTGGGGACCGGGCAGTGCGGCTCCTCCACAACACCCCTGGCTACCGGGCAGTAGTGGAAGAAATGCAGGGCCTCCTGAAGCGGGCCTCCAATGAGAGCACCCGCCAGAGGCTGCAGCAACAGCTGACTCAGGCCCAGGAGGCCCTGAAGAGCCTGGGTGCCTTGAAGAAATGA